In the genome of Manis javanica isolate MJ-LG chromosome 17, MJ_LKY, whole genome shotgun sequence, one region contains:
- the FUZ gene encoding protein fuzzy homolog isoform X4, whose amino-acid sequence MNEALKLKLAAIFVRGIVTSGCGGRGWGGSGAAVVGIECGFELHEEGGNLVLFPSAPHLALWRLWTAARRRLPFSVIGSLNGVHMFGQNLEVQLNSARTQDTTVVWRSFHDSITLIVLSSAEGSSELGLERLLQMVFGAMVLFVGLEELTNIRNVERLKKELRASYRLIDSFLGDSELIGDLTQCVDCVVPPEGSLLQEALSGFAEAAGTAFVSLTVSGRVVAATESWWRLGMPEAVLVPWLAGSLPPQAAGDYPVYLPHGSPTVPHRLLTLTLLPGLELCLLCGPRPPLSQLDPQLLERWWQPLLDPLRACLPLGPRGLPAGFPLHIDILGLLLLHLELKRCLFTVQPSGDKEPSPEQRRRLLRSFYTLVTATHFARGQRWAQCPLV is encoded by the exons ATGAATGAAGCTTTGAAATTAAAACTTGCCGCCATCTTTGTTAGGGGTATTGTGACTTCCGGCTGCGGCGGAAGAGGATGGGGGGGCTCGGGTGCTGCTGTAGTAGGAATTGAGTGCGGGTTTGAGTTGCATGAGGAAGGCGGGAATCTCGTTCTCTTCCCATCAGCCCCCCATCTCGCCCTCTGGCGGCTCTGGACGGCAGCCCGGCGTCGT CTCCCGTTCTCTGTCATCGGCTCCCTCAATGGAGTCCATATGTTTGGACAGAATCTCGAGGTGCAGCTGAACTCTGCGAGGACCCAGGACACAACTGTGGTGTGGAGAAGCTTCCACGACAG CATCACCCTCATTGTTCTGTCATCTGCGGAGGGCTCCTCAGAGCTGGGGCTGGAGAGACTGCTCCAGATGGTATTTGGGGCCATG GTTCTCTTCGTGGGGCTTGAAGAACTGACCAATATCCGTAACGTAGAGAGACTGAAGAAGGAGTTGAGG GCCAGTTACCGCCTCATCGACAGTTTCCTGGGGGACTCTGAGCTCATCGGCGACCTGACCCAGTGCGTAGACTGTGTGGTTCCTCCAGAGGGGTCCCTCCTGCAG GAAGCCCTCTCTGGATTCGCCGAGGCCGCGGGCACGGCCTTCGTCAGCCTGACCGTGTCGGGCCGCGTGGTGGCAGCCACAGAAAGCTGGTGGCGGCTGGGGATGCCGGAGGCCGTGCTAGTCCCTTGGCTGGCGGGGTCCCTGCCGCCGCAGGCCGCTGGCGACTACCCGGTGTACCTGCCGCACGGGAGCCCCACG GTGCCGCACCGGCTGCTGACCCTGACGCTGCTGCCGGGCTTGGAGCTGTGTCTGCTCTGCGGGCCGCGCCCTCCCCTCAGCCAGCTGGACCCGCAG CTTCTGGAGCGCTGGTGGCAGCCACTGCTGGATCCCCTGCgggcctgcctgcctctgggaCCCCGCGGACTGCCCGCTGGCTTCCCCCTGCACATCGACATCCTTGG ACTGCTGCTCCTCCACCTGGAGCTGAAACGTTGCCTCTTCACTGTGCAGCCCTCGGGGGATAAAG AGCCTTCCCCTGAGCAGCGTCGGCGCCTCCTCCGCTCCTTCTACACCCTGGTCACTGCCACCCACTTCGCACGAGGTCAGCGATGGGCACAGTGCCCCCTCGTATAG
- the FUZ gene encoding protein fuzzy homolog isoform X3, which yields MGEEGTEGTVHLLCLAASSGVPLFCRSNRGGAPARQQLPFSVIGSLNGVHMFGQNLEVQLNSARTQDTTVVWRSFHDSITLIVLSSAEGSSELGLERLLQMVFGAMVLFVGLEELTNIRNVERLKKELRASYRLIDSFLGDSELIGDLTQCVDCVVPPEGSLLQEALSGFAEAAGTAFVSLTVSGRVVAATESWWRLGMPEAVLVPWLAGSLPPQAAGDYPVYLPHGSPTVPHRLLTLTLLPGLELCLLCGPRPPLSQLDPQLLERWWQPLLDPLRACLPLGPRGLPAGFPLHIDILGLLLLHLELKRCLFTVQPSGDKEPSPEQRRRLLRSFYTLVTATHFAREQGPPEEKVEDAAYRAQVPRACYLVSGTEKPGTGWRLVALQLGPRRLLLLLSAQSPTHGLRGLATHTLHALTPLL from the exons atgggggaggaggggacGGAGGGCACCGTACATCTGCTGTGCCTCGCCGCTTCCAGCGGGGTCCCCTTGTTCTGCAGAAGCAACCGCGGCGGCGCTCCGGCCCGCCAGCAG CTCCCGTTCTCTGTCATCGGCTCCCTCAATGGAGTCCATATGTTTGGACAGAATCTCGAGGTGCAGCTGAACTCTGCGAGGACCCAGGACACAACTGTGGTGTGGAGAAGCTTCCACGACAG CATCACCCTCATTGTTCTGTCATCTGCGGAGGGCTCCTCAGAGCTGGGGCTGGAGAGACTGCTCCAGATGGTATTTGGGGCCATG GTTCTCTTCGTGGGGCTTGAAGAACTGACCAATATCCGTAACGTAGAGAGACTGAAGAAGGAGTTGAGG GCCAGTTACCGCCTCATCGACAGTTTCCTGGGGGACTCTGAGCTCATCGGCGACCTGACCCAGTGCGTAGACTGTGTGGTTCCTCCAGAGGGGTCCCTCCTGCAG GAAGCCCTCTCTGGATTCGCCGAGGCCGCGGGCACGGCCTTCGTCAGCCTGACCGTGTCGGGCCGCGTGGTGGCAGCCACAGAAAGCTGGTGGCGGCTGGGGATGCCGGAGGCCGTGCTAGTCCCTTGGCTGGCGGGGTCCCTGCCGCCGCAGGCCGCTGGCGACTACCCGGTGTACCTGCCGCACGGGAGCCCCACG GTGCCGCACCGGCTGCTGACCCTGACGCTGCTGCCGGGCTTGGAGCTGTGTCTGCTCTGCGGGCCGCGCCCTCCCCTCAGCCAGCTGGACCCGCAG CTTCTGGAGCGCTGGTGGCAGCCACTGCTGGATCCCCTGCgggcctgcctgcctctgggaCCCCGCGGACTGCCCGCTGGCTTCCCCCTGCACATCGACATCCTTGG ACTGCTGCTCCTCCACCTGGAGCTGAAACGTTGCCTCTTCACTGTGCAGCCCTCGGGGGATAAAG AGCCTTCCCCTGAGCAGCGTCGGCGCCTCCTCCGCTCCTTCTACACCCTGGTCACTGCCACCCACTTCGCACGAG AGCAAGGGCCACCCGAGGAGAAGGTGGAGGATGCAGCCTACCGGGCCCAGGTGCCGCGAGCCTGCTACCTGGTGTCAGGAACTGAGAAGCCGGGCACAGGATGGCGGCTGGTGGCCCTGCAGTTAGGACCACGGCgactgctgctgctgctctctgCTCAGAGTCCCACCCATGGGCTTCGGGGCCTGGCCACCCACACTCTGCATGCCCTCACCCCACTCCTTTGA
- the FUZ gene encoding protein fuzzy homolog isoform X1, with the protein MFGQNLEVQLNSARTQDTTVVWRSFHDSITLIVLSSAEGSSELGLERLLQMVFGAMVLFVGLEELTNIRNVERLKKELRASYRLIDSFLGDSELIGDLTQCVDCVVPPEGSLLQEALSGFAEAAGTAFVSLTVSGRVVAATESWWRLGMPEAVLVPWLAGSLPPQAAGDYPVYLPHGSPTVPHRLLTLTLLPGLELCLLCGPRPPLSQLDPQLLERWWQPLLDPLRACLPLGPRGLPAGFPLHIDILGLLLLHLELKRCLFTVQPSGDKEPSPEQRRRLLRSFYTLVTATHFAREQGPPEEKVEDAAYRAQVPRACYLVSGTEKPGTGWRLVALQLGPRRLLLLLSAQSPTHGLRGLATHTLHALTPLL; encoded by the exons ATGTTTGGACAGAATCTCGAGGTGCAGCTGAACTCTGCGAGGACCCAGGACACAACTGTGGTGTGGAGAAGCTTCCACGACAG CATCACCCTCATTGTTCTGTCATCTGCGGAGGGCTCCTCAGAGCTGGGGCTGGAGAGACTGCTCCAGATGGTATTTGGGGCCATG GTTCTCTTCGTGGGGCTTGAAGAACTGACCAATATCCGTAACGTAGAGAGACTGAAGAAGGAGTTGAGG GCCAGTTACCGCCTCATCGACAGTTTCCTGGGGGACTCTGAGCTCATCGGCGACCTGACCCAGTGCGTAGACTGTGTGGTTCCTCCAGAGGGGTCCCTCCTGCAG GAAGCCCTCTCTGGATTCGCCGAGGCCGCGGGCACGGCCTTCGTCAGCCTGACCGTGTCGGGCCGCGTGGTGGCAGCCACAGAAAGCTGGTGGCGGCTGGGGATGCCGGAGGCCGTGCTAGTCCCTTGGCTGGCGGGGTCCCTGCCGCCGCAGGCCGCTGGCGACTACCCGGTGTACCTGCCGCACGGGAGCCCCACG GTGCCGCACCGGCTGCTGACCCTGACGCTGCTGCCGGGCTTGGAGCTGTGTCTGCTCTGCGGGCCGCGCCCTCCCCTCAGCCAGCTGGACCCGCAG CTTCTGGAGCGCTGGTGGCAGCCACTGCTGGATCCCCTGCgggcctgcctgcctctgggaCCCCGCGGACTGCCCGCTGGCTTCCCCCTGCACATCGACATCCTTGG ACTGCTGCTCCTCCACCTGGAGCTGAAACGTTGCCTCTTCACTGTGCAGCCCTCGGGGGATAAAG AGCCTTCCCCTGAGCAGCGTCGGCGCCTCCTCCGCTCCTTCTACACCCTGGTCACTGCCACCCACTTCGCACGAG AGCAAGGGCCACCCGAGGAGAAGGTGGAGGATGCAGCCTACCGGGCCCAGGTGCCGCGAGCCTGCTACCTGGTGTCAGGAACTGAGAAGCCGGGCACAGGATGGCGGCTGGTGGCCCTGCAGTTAGGACCACGGCgactgctgctgctgctctctgCTCAGAGTCCCACCCATGGGCTTCGGGGCCTGGCCACCCACACTCTGCATGCCCTCACCCCACTCCTTTGA
- the FUZ gene encoding protein fuzzy homolog isoform X2, which yields MFGQNLEVQLNSARTQDTTVVWRSFHDSITLIVLSSAEGSSELGLERLLQMVFGAMASYRLIDSFLGDSELIGDLTQCVDCVVPPEGSLLQEALSGFAEAAGTAFVSLTVSGRVVAATESWWRLGMPEAVLVPWLAGSLPPQAAGDYPVYLPHGSPTVPHRLLTLTLLPGLELCLLCGPRPPLSQLDPQLLERWWQPLLDPLRACLPLGPRGLPAGFPLHIDILGLLLLHLELKRCLFTVQPSGDKEPSPEQRRRLLRSFYTLVTATHFAREQGPPEEKVEDAAYRAQVPRACYLVSGTEKPGTGWRLVALQLGPRRLLLLLSAQSPTHGLRGLATHTLHALTPLL from the exons ATGTTTGGACAGAATCTCGAGGTGCAGCTGAACTCTGCGAGGACCCAGGACACAACTGTGGTGTGGAGAAGCTTCCACGACAG CATCACCCTCATTGTTCTGTCATCTGCGGAGGGCTCCTCAGAGCTGGGGCTGGAGAGACTGCTCCAGATGGTATTTGGGGCCATG GCCAGTTACCGCCTCATCGACAGTTTCCTGGGGGACTCTGAGCTCATCGGCGACCTGACCCAGTGCGTAGACTGTGTGGTTCCTCCAGAGGGGTCCCTCCTGCAG GAAGCCCTCTCTGGATTCGCCGAGGCCGCGGGCACGGCCTTCGTCAGCCTGACCGTGTCGGGCCGCGTGGTGGCAGCCACAGAAAGCTGGTGGCGGCTGGGGATGCCGGAGGCCGTGCTAGTCCCTTGGCTGGCGGGGTCCCTGCCGCCGCAGGCCGCTGGCGACTACCCGGTGTACCTGCCGCACGGGAGCCCCACG GTGCCGCACCGGCTGCTGACCCTGACGCTGCTGCCGGGCTTGGAGCTGTGTCTGCTCTGCGGGCCGCGCCCTCCCCTCAGCCAGCTGGACCCGCAG CTTCTGGAGCGCTGGTGGCAGCCACTGCTGGATCCCCTGCgggcctgcctgcctctgggaCCCCGCGGACTGCCCGCTGGCTTCCCCCTGCACATCGACATCCTTGG ACTGCTGCTCCTCCACCTGGAGCTGAAACGTTGCCTCTTCACTGTGCAGCCCTCGGGGGATAAAG AGCCTTCCCCTGAGCAGCGTCGGCGCCTCCTCCGCTCCTTCTACACCCTGGTCACTGCCACCCACTTCGCACGAG AGCAAGGGCCACCCGAGGAGAAGGTGGAGGATGCAGCCTACCGGGCCCAGGTGCCGCGAGCCTGCTACCTGGTGTCAGGAACTGAGAAGCCGGGCACAGGATGGCGGCTGGTGGCCCTGCAGTTAGGACCACGGCgactgctgctgctgctctctgCTCAGAGTCCCACCCATGGGCTTCGGGGCCTGGCCACCCACACTCTGCATGCCCTCACCCCACTCCTTTGA
- the AP2A1 gene encoding AP-2 complex subunit alpha-1 isoform X1, giving the protein MPAVSKGDGMRGLAVFISDIRNCKSKEAEIKRINKELANIRSKFKGDKALDGYSKKKYVCKLLFIFLLGHDIDFGHMEAVNLLSSNKYTEKQIGYLFISVLVNSNSELIRLINNAIKNDLASRNPTFMCLALHCIANVGSREMGEAFAADIPRILVAGDSMDSVKQSAALCLLRLYKASPDLVPMGEWTARVVHLLNDQHMGVVTAAVSLITCLCKKNPDDFKTCISLAVSRLSRIVSSASTDLQDYTYYFVPAPWLSVKLLRLLQCYPPPEDAAVKGRLVECLETVLNKAQEPPKSKKVQHSNAKNAILFETISLIIHYDSEPNLLVRACNQLGQFLQHRETNLRYLALESMCTLASSEFSHEAVKTHIDTVINALKTERDVSVRQRAADLLYAMCDRSNAKQIVSEMLRYLETADYAIREEIVLKVAILAEKYAVDYSWYVDTILNLIRIAGDYVSEEVWYRVLQIVTNRDDVQGYAAKTVFEALQAPACHENMVKVGGYILGEFGNLIAGDPRSSPPVQFSLLHSKFHLCSVATRALLLSTYIKFINLFPETKATIQGVLRAGSQLRNADVELQQRAVEYLTLSSVASTDVLATVLEEMPPFPERESSILAKLKRKKGPGAGSALDDGRRDPSSNDINGGVEATPSTVSTPSPSADLLGLRAAPPPAAPPAPSGAGNLLVDVFSDGPAAQPGLGPTPEEAFLSELEPPAPESPMALLADPAPAADPGPEDIGPPIPEADELLNKFVCKNNGVLFENQLLQIGVKSEFRQNLGRMYLFYGNKTSVQFQNFLPTVVHPGDLQTQLAVQTKRVAAQVDGGAQVQQVLNIECLRDFLTPPLLSVRFRYGGAPQSLTLKLPVTINKFFQPTEMAAQDFFQRWKQLSLPQQEAQKIFKANHPMDSEVTKAKLLGFGSALLDNVDPNPENFVGAGIIQTKALQVGCLLRLEPNAQAQMYRLTLRTSKEPVSRHLCELLAQQF; this is encoded by the exons gtAAGAGCAAGGAGGCAGAGATCAAGAGAATCAACAAGGAACTGGCCAACATCCGCTCCAAGTTCAAAG GGGACAAAGCCTTGGATGGCTACAGCAAGAAAAAATACGTGTGTAAATTGCTCTTCATCTTCCTGCTTGGCCACGACATCGACTTCGGGCACATGGAGGCTGTGAACCTGCTGAGCTCTAACAAGTACACGGAGAAGCAAATA GGTTACCTGTTCATCTCGGTGCTGGTGAACTCGAACTCAGAGCTGATCCGGCTCATCAACAACGCCATCAAGAACGACCTGGCCAGCCGCAACCCCACCTTCATGTGCCTGGCCCTGCACTGCATCGCCAATGTGGGCAGCCGGGAGATGGGCGAGGCCTTTGCTGCGGACATCCCTCGCATCCTGGTGGCCGG GGACAGCATGGACAGTGTGAAGCAGAGCGCTGCCCTGTGCCTGCTGCGGCTCTACAAGGCCTCACCCGACCTGGTGCCCATGGGCGAGTGGACAGCCCGGGTGGTGCACCTGCTCAATGACCAGCACATG GGCGTGGTCACAGCCGCTGTCAGCCTCATCACCTGTCTCTGCAAGAAGAACCCAGACGACTTTAAGACGTGCATATCCCTGGCTGTGTCTCGCCTGAGCCGG ATCGTCTCCTCAGCCTCCACGGACCTCCAGGACTACACCTACTATTTCGTTCCGGCACCCTGGCTCTCGGTGAAACTCCTGCGGCTGCTACAGTGCTACCCCCCACCAG AGGATGCGGCTGTGAAGGGGCGGCTGGTAGAGTGTCTAGAGACCGTGCTCAACAAGGCCCAGGAGCCGCCCAAGTCCAAGAAAGTCCAGCACTCCAACGCCAAGAACGCCATCCTCTTCGAGACCATCAGCCTCATCATCCACTATGACAG TGAGCCCAACCTCCTGGTGCGGGCGTGTAACCAGCTGGGCCAGTTCCTGCAGCACCGAGAGACCAACCTGCGCTACCTGGCCCTGGAGAGCATGTGCACGCTGGCCAGCTCCGAGTTCTCCCATGAGGCGGTCAAGACCCACATCGACACCGTCATCAATGCCCTCAAG ACGGAGCGGGATGTCAGTGTGAGACAGCGGGCAGCCGACCTCCTGTACGCCATGTGTGACCGGAGCAACGCCAAACAGATTGTGTCGGAGATGCTGCGGTACCTGGAGACAGCTGATTATGCCATCCGCGAAGAGATC GTCCTGAAGGTGGCCATCCTGGCCGAGAAGTATGCAGTGGACTACAGCTGGTACGTGGACACCATTCTCAACCTCATCCGCATTGCGGGCGACTACGTGAGTGAGGAGGTGTGGTACCGTGTGCTGCAGATCGTCACTAACCGCGATGACGTCCAGGGCTACGCTGCCAAGACCGTCTTTGAG GCGCTTCAGGCCCCAGCCTGCCATGAGAACATGGTGAAGGTCGGCGGCTACATCCTTGGGGAGTTTGGGAACCTGATTGCTGGGGATCCCCGCTCCAG ccccccagTGCAGTTCTCGCTGCTGCACTCCAAGTTCCACCTGTGCAGTGTGGCCACGCGGGCCCTGCTGCTGTCCACCTACATCAAGTTCATCAACCTCTTCCCGGAGACCAAGGCCACCATCCAGGGCGTGCTGCGGGCCGGCTCCCAGCTGCGCAATGCCGATGTGGAGCTGCAGCAGCGCGCCGTCGAGTACCTCACGCTCAGCTCGGTGGCCAGCACGGACGTCCTG GCCACAGTGCTGGAGGAGATGCCGCCCTTCCCCGAGCGCGAGTCGTCCATCCTGGCCAAGCTGAAGCGCAAGAAGGGGCCAGGGGCCGGCAGCGCCCTGGACGACGGCCGGAGGGACCCCAGCAGCAACGATATCAATGGGGGTGTGGAGGCCACCCCCAGCACTGTG TCGACGCCCTCACCTTCTGCCGACCTCCTGGGGCTGCgggcagcccctcccccagcgGCACCCCCGGCTCCCTCGGGTGCAGGGAACCTCCTGGTGGACGTCTTCTCTGATGGCCCAGCCGCCCAGCCCGGCCTGGGACCCACCCCCGAGGAGGCCTTCCTCAG CGAGCTGGAGCCGCCTGCCCCTGAGAGCCCCATGGCTTTGCTGGCTGACCCAGCTCCAGCTGCTGA cCCAGGTCCTGAGGACATCGGCCCGCCCATCCCAGAAGCTGACGAACTGCTGAATAA gTTTGTGTGCAAGAATAACGGAGTCCTGTTTGAGAACCAGCTGCTGCAGATTGGAGTCAAGTCAGAGTTCCGGCAGAACTTGG GCCGCATGTATCTCTTCTATGGCAACAAGACCTCTGTGCAGTTCCAGAACTTCTTACCCACTGTGGTCCACCCAGGAGACCTGCAGACTCA GCTGGCCGTACAGACCAAGCGCGTGGCTGCACAGGTGGATGGCGGGGCGCAGGTGCAACAAGTACTCAACATCGAGTGTCTGCGGGACTTCCTGACGCCCCCGCTCCTGTCTGTGCGCTTCCG GTACGGGGGCGCCCCCCAGTCCCTCACCCTGAAGCTTCCGGTGACCATCAACAAGTTCTTCCAGCCGACAGAGATGGCGGCCCAGGACTTCTTCCAGCGTTGGAAGCAGCTGAGCCT CCCTCAACAGGAGGCGCAGAAAATCTTCAAAGCCAACCATCCCATGGACTCCGAAGTCACCAAGGCAAAG CTACTGGGGTTTGGCTCTGCTCTCCTGGACAATGTGGACCCCAACCCTGAGAACTTCGTGGGGGCTGGAATCATCCAGACTAAAGCCCTGCAGGTGGGCTGTCTGCTCCGGCTGGAGCCCAACGCCCAGGCCCAG ATGTACCGGCTGACCCTGCGCACCAGCAAGGAGCCCGTCTCCCGTCACCTGTGTGAGCTGCTGGCCCAGCAGTTCTGA
- the AP2A1 gene encoding AP-2 complex subunit alpha-1 isoform X2, with protein MPAVSKGDGMRGLAVFISDIRNCKSKEAEIKRINKELANIRSKFKGDKALDGYSKKKYVCKLLFIFLLGHDIDFGHMEAVNLLSSNKYTEKQIGYLFISVLVNSNSELIRLINNAIKNDLASRNPTFMCLALHCIANVGSREMGEAFAADIPRILVAGDSMDSVKQSAALCLLRLYKASPDLVPMGEWTARVVHLLNDQHMGVVTAAVSLITCLCKKNPDDFKTCISLAVSRLSRIVSSASTDLQDYTYYFVPAPWLSVKLLRLLQCYPPPEDAAVKGRLVECLETVLNKAQEPPKSKKVQHSNAKNAILFETISLIIHYDSEPNLLVRACNQLGQFLQHRETNLRYLALESMCTLASSEFSHEAVKTHIDTVINALKTERDVSVRQRAADLLYAMCDRSNAKQIVSEMLRYLETADYAIREEIVLKVAILAEKYAVDYSWYVDTILNLIRIAGDYVSEEVWYRVLQIVTNRDDVQGYAAKTVFEALQAPACHENMVKVGGYILGEFGNLIAGDPRSSPPVQFSLLHSKFHLCSVATRALLLSTYIKFINLFPETKATIQGVLRAGSQLRNADVELQQRAVEYLTLSSVASTDVLATVLEEMPPFPERESSILAKLKRKKGPGAGSALDDGRRDPSSNDINGGVEATPSTVSTPSPSADLLGLRAAPPPAAPPAPSGAGNLLVDVFSDGPAAQPGLGPTPEEAFLSPGPEDIGPPIPEADELLNKFVCKNNGVLFENQLLQIGVKSEFRQNLGRMYLFYGNKTSVQFQNFLPTVVHPGDLQTQLAVQTKRVAAQVDGGAQVQQVLNIECLRDFLTPPLLSVRFRYGGAPQSLTLKLPVTINKFFQPTEMAAQDFFQRWKQLSLPQQEAQKIFKANHPMDSEVTKAKLLGFGSALLDNVDPNPENFVGAGIIQTKALQVGCLLRLEPNAQAQMYRLTLRTSKEPVSRHLCELLAQQF; from the exons gtAAGAGCAAGGAGGCAGAGATCAAGAGAATCAACAAGGAACTGGCCAACATCCGCTCCAAGTTCAAAG GGGACAAAGCCTTGGATGGCTACAGCAAGAAAAAATACGTGTGTAAATTGCTCTTCATCTTCCTGCTTGGCCACGACATCGACTTCGGGCACATGGAGGCTGTGAACCTGCTGAGCTCTAACAAGTACACGGAGAAGCAAATA GGTTACCTGTTCATCTCGGTGCTGGTGAACTCGAACTCAGAGCTGATCCGGCTCATCAACAACGCCATCAAGAACGACCTGGCCAGCCGCAACCCCACCTTCATGTGCCTGGCCCTGCACTGCATCGCCAATGTGGGCAGCCGGGAGATGGGCGAGGCCTTTGCTGCGGACATCCCTCGCATCCTGGTGGCCGG GGACAGCATGGACAGTGTGAAGCAGAGCGCTGCCCTGTGCCTGCTGCGGCTCTACAAGGCCTCACCCGACCTGGTGCCCATGGGCGAGTGGACAGCCCGGGTGGTGCACCTGCTCAATGACCAGCACATG GGCGTGGTCACAGCCGCTGTCAGCCTCATCACCTGTCTCTGCAAGAAGAACCCAGACGACTTTAAGACGTGCATATCCCTGGCTGTGTCTCGCCTGAGCCGG ATCGTCTCCTCAGCCTCCACGGACCTCCAGGACTACACCTACTATTTCGTTCCGGCACCCTGGCTCTCGGTGAAACTCCTGCGGCTGCTACAGTGCTACCCCCCACCAG AGGATGCGGCTGTGAAGGGGCGGCTGGTAGAGTGTCTAGAGACCGTGCTCAACAAGGCCCAGGAGCCGCCCAAGTCCAAGAAAGTCCAGCACTCCAACGCCAAGAACGCCATCCTCTTCGAGACCATCAGCCTCATCATCCACTATGACAG TGAGCCCAACCTCCTGGTGCGGGCGTGTAACCAGCTGGGCCAGTTCCTGCAGCACCGAGAGACCAACCTGCGCTACCTGGCCCTGGAGAGCATGTGCACGCTGGCCAGCTCCGAGTTCTCCCATGAGGCGGTCAAGACCCACATCGACACCGTCATCAATGCCCTCAAG ACGGAGCGGGATGTCAGTGTGAGACAGCGGGCAGCCGACCTCCTGTACGCCATGTGTGACCGGAGCAACGCCAAACAGATTGTGTCGGAGATGCTGCGGTACCTGGAGACAGCTGATTATGCCATCCGCGAAGAGATC GTCCTGAAGGTGGCCATCCTGGCCGAGAAGTATGCAGTGGACTACAGCTGGTACGTGGACACCATTCTCAACCTCATCCGCATTGCGGGCGACTACGTGAGTGAGGAGGTGTGGTACCGTGTGCTGCAGATCGTCACTAACCGCGATGACGTCCAGGGCTACGCTGCCAAGACCGTCTTTGAG GCGCTTCAGGCCCCAGCCTGCCATGAGAACATGGTGAAGGTCGGCGGCTACATCCTTGGGGAGTTTGGGAACCTGATTGCTGGGGATCCCCGCTCCAG ccccccagTGCAGTTCTCGCTGCTGCACTCCAAGTTCCACCTGTGCAGTGTGGCCACGCGGGCCCTGCTGCTGTCCACCTACATCAAGTTCATCAACCTCTTCCCGGAGACCAAGGCCACCATCCAGGGCGTGCTGCGGGCCGGCTCCCAGCTGCGCAATGCCGATGTGGAGCTGCAGCAGCGCGCCGTCGAGTACCTCACGCTCAGCTCGGTGGCCAGCACGGACGTCCTG GCCACAGTGCTGGAGGAGATGCCGCCCTTCCCCGAGCGCGAGTCGTCCATCCTGGCCAAGCTGAAGCGCAAGAAGGGGCCAGGGGCCGGCAGCGCCCTGGACGACGGCCGGAGGGACCCCAGCAGCAACGATATCAATGGGGGTGTGGAGGCCACCCCCAGCACTGTG TCGACGCCCTCACCTTCTGCCGACCTCCTGGGGCTGCgggcagcccctcccccagcgGCACCCCCGGCTCCCTCGGGTGCAGGGAACCTCCTGGTGGACGTCTTCTCTGATGGCCCAGCCGCCCAGCCCGGCCTGGGACCCACCCCCGAGGAGGCCTTCCTCAG cCCAGGTCCTGAGGACATCGGCCCGCCCATCCCAGAAGCTGACGAACTGCTGAATAA gTTTGTGTGCAAGAATAACGGAGTCCTGTTTGAGAACCAGCTGCTGCAGATTGGAGTCAAGTCAGAGTTCCGGCAGAACTTGG GCCGCATGTATCTCTTCTATGGCAACAAGACCTCTGTGCAGTTCCAGAACTTCTTACCCACTGTGGTCCACCCAGGAGACCTGCAGACTCA GCTGGCCGTACAGACCAAGCGCGTGGCTGCACAGGTGGATGGCGGGGCGCAGGTGCAACAAGTACTCAACATCGAGTGTCTGCGGGACTTCCTGACGCCCCCGCTCCTGTCTGTGCGCTTCCG GTACGGGGGCGCCCCCCAGTCCCTCACCCTGAAGCTTCCGGTGACCATCAACAAGTTCTTCCAGCCGACAGAGATGGCGGCCCAGGACTTCTTCCAGCGTTGGAAGCAGCTGAGCCT CCCTCAACAGGAGGCGCAGAAAATCTTCAAAGCCAACCATCCCATGGACTCCGAAGTCACCAAGGCAAAG CTACTGGGGTTTGGCTCTGCTCTCCTGGACAATGTGGACCCCAACCCTGAGAACTTCGTGGGGGCTGGAATCATCCAGACTAAAGCCCTGCAGGTGGGCTGTCTGCTCCGGCTGGAGCCCAACGCCCAGGCCCAG ATGTACCGGCTGACCCTGCGCACCAGCAAGGAGCCCGTCTCCCGTCACCTGTGTGAGCTGCTGGCCCAGCAGTTCTGA